Below is a genomic region from Pseudomonadota bacterium.
GGCGTAGTCCCACGCGGTGGTGGGCGACGGGATCGTGACGCGGTGGATCGTGAACGGTTCGCCGTCCATGTTGAGCGCCGCCCCCATGACGGCGACGTTCGCCTCGACGACGTCGTCGGCTTGATCCGTGGGGCTGCCGGAGGTCGCCGCCGGAAAGTCGATCATCAGGATGTCCGTCGGCGTGAGCAGCTTCGCGTACATGTCGACATGGCCGGTGCCGGTGTTCGGCGGCGGCGTGAGCCAGATGACCTGCTCGCAGCCCAGGTAGTCGGCGAGGATCTCCTCCACCTCGCCGATCGTGTCGGCGTCCGGGTTGCCGACGTCCCAGTTGTCGTCCGCGATGTCGTTGGAGAGGATGCACGTGCCGTCCCCGTCGGTCTGGAAGTTCCCGCCCTCCATGAAGAGCGCCACGTCGTCGTCGGGCGTGTGATCCGTGCCCTCGAGCCCGTAGCGCGTGATGCCGAGCTGCGTCGCGAGGTAGTTCGGCACGTCGTCGTCGCGCCAGCGGGAGTCGTAGTAGTGGAGGTCT
It encodes:
- a CDS encoding agmatine deiminase family protein gives rise to the protein MQRLIIAALAIGLSAAATTVQAQVRHTDRSVLGQKEAAIRDGALPAWRTAAERSPAPERPFPEFPGPLPAPPAAGYRVPAEFEPVAAFVVSEGDWSTSSMLLDMIIQGTQPDGAPAIILTEGSASTSEAYFAGMGVDMSRAVVVEPLNGLDARWARDFGPISVYEGGIDGHLAFADLHYYDSRWRDDDVPNYLATQLGITRYGLEGTDHTPDDDVALFMEGGNFQTDGDGTCILSNDIADDNWDVGNPDADTIGEVEEILADYLGCEQVIWLTPPPNTGTGHVDMYAKLLTPTDILMIDFPAATSGSPTDQADDVVEANVAVMGAALNMDGEPFTIHRVTIPSPTTAWDYA